In a single window of the Bactrocera dorsalis isolate Fly_Bdor chromosome 2, ASM2337382v1, whole genome shotgun sequence genome:
- the LOC105227535 gene encoding UNC93-like protein MFSD11 → MDLKFVNVIILGFGFMFVFTAFQTMGNIEKTILDSIAKEDSNFTGDGYTSLAIIYTTFSLCNWLAPSFISFTGPRVAMLVGSLTYTLFMLVFLFPSNWLLYLSSGILGAGAAITWTGQGNFLARCSDLSTISRNSGVFWALLQCSMFFGNIFVYFQFQDKEHIDAATRSMVIGVLTALAVLGIVFLAALRPMEDNSVGTSEIQRQQQQHRTGWGSAVYALKSAGQLFITRDMLLLSVAFLYTGMELSFFSGVYGPSIGFTKKIHNTPKEIVGLAGICIGAGEVFGGGLFGILGKKTTRFGRDPIVIAGYVIHMIAFFLIFLNLPDNAPFKDTEDISYMDPPRAWIALLCAFMLGLGDACMNTQIYSMLGGVYVKNSVGAFALFKFTQSIAAAISFYYSSHLGLRAQLGILVVFGTIGTACFCIVEWAVKRRQRESPEDSRTVSQDSRSVSYDQ, encoded by the exons ATGGATTTGAAGTTCGTCAATGTCATTATATTGGGCTTCGGCTTTATGTTCGTATTCACGGCCTTCCAAACTATGGGTAACATTGAG aaaactaTTCTGGACAGCATTGCGAAGGAGGACAGCAATTTCACCGGTGATGGCTACACCAGTTTGGCGATAATTTATACGACATTTTCGCTATGCAATTGGCTAGCGCCGTCCTTCATCTCATTCACAGGGCCACGAGTGGCCATGTTGGTGGGCTCGCTCACCTATAC GCTTTTCATGCTCGTCTTTCTGTTTCCCTCCAATTGGCTGCTCTACCTGTCGAGTGGCATTTTGGGCGCTGGTGCCGCCATCACTTGGACCGGTCAGGGTAATTTCTTGGCACGTTGCAGCGATCTCTCTACGATATCACGCAATTCGGGCGTCTTCTGGGCGCTACTACAGTGCAGCATGTTTTTCGGCAACATCTTCGTCTACTTCCAATTCCAAGATAAGGAACATATTGATGCGGCCACACGCAGCATGGTCATTGGTGTGCTGACGGCTTTAGCTGTACTAGGTATAGTATTCTTGGCGGCTTTGCGTCCCATGGAGGACAATTCGGTGGGCACGTCTGAAATTCAgcgccagcagcagcaacatcgCACTGGTTGGGGTAGCGCAGTGTATGCGCTCAAGTCGGCTGGACAACTCTTCATCACCCGAGATATGCTGTTACTTAGCGTGGCTTTTCTCTACACCG GCATGGAATTGTCTTTCTTTAGCGGCGTTTATGGGCCCTCCATTGGTTTCACGAAGAAGATACACAACACACCAAAGGAAATAGTCGGCTTGGCTGGCATTTGTATAGGCGCTGGTGAGGTATTCGGTGGTGGTCTCTTCGGCATTCTCGGCAAGAAGACAACACGCTTTGGACGCGATCCCATCGTTATTGCCGGCTATGTCATACATATGATTGCATTCTTTCTGATATTCCTCAATTTGCCGGACAATGCGCCATTCAAGGATACCGAAGACATCTCGTATATGGATCCGCCACGTGCTTGGATTGCTCTGTTATGCGCCTTCATGTTGGGCCTGGGCGATGCCTGCATGAATACACAGATCTACTCGATGTTGGGCGGTGTGTATGTGAAGAATTCCGTGGGCGCCTTCGCGCTCTTCAAATTCACGCAG TCTATTGCTGCGGCCATAAGCTTCTACTACTCCTCACATCTCGGTTTGCGCGCTCAATTGGGTATTTTGGTTGTTTTCGGCACAATAGGCACAGCCTGCTTCTGCATCGTGGAATGGGCGGTGAAGCGACGACAACGAGAATCTCCCGAAGACTCCAGAACTGTCTCGCAAGACTCGCGTTCTGTTTCATATGATCAATAA
- the LOC105227534 gene encoding inositol polyphosphate 1-phosphatase isoform X1: MEPNLVQQLINASEKAANIARVCRSNETLLKLLVQEKTGPEANARFEHDFKTLADVLIQETIKHDIGELFPAMREAINGEESPNFTNADGESVTIAVGATTEETAQCLGAILNVEAAEVLANEVHREVIYEEALLGEIPTLPEDLDYGNLGIWIDPIDGTAEYISGDSIFTDFPGITSTGLDCVTVLVGVYDRTNGRPVIGVVSQPFHNKLDENLYRSLVFWGVCLPDLQANNCQFERPSRDNRLGIFSSSENGDILQRIMELGYEFAFAAGAGHKALKVITWEVDLYLLSKGSTFKWDTCAPQAILRSLGGDIYSYRGSISECKPVPLCYQEVSEEVDNPKCNKDGLIAVRDVELLEDLLQKLTA, from the exons atggagCCAAATCTTGTGCAGCAACTCATCAATGCGTCGGAAAAGGCCGCTAATATAGCGCGTGTATGTCGCTCCAATGAAACGTTGCTAAAGTTGTTAGTGCAGGAAAAGACCGGACCGGAAGCGAACGCGCGCTTCGAGCATGATTTCAAAACACTCGCAGATGTGCTGATACAAGAGACTATCAAACATGATATTGGTGAGTTG TTTCCTGCAATGCGCGAAGCTATTAACGGCGAAGAGTCACCAAATTTTACCAATGCAGATGGCGAGTCAGTGACTATTGCAGTTGGTGCTACTACTGAGGAAACAGCGCAATGTCTGGGAGCGATACTAAACg TTGAAGCGGCGGAAGTGCTTGCCAATGAAGTCCATCGCGAGGTTATATATGAAGAAGCACTTTTAGGCGAAATACCAACATTACCTGAGGACTTAGATTATGGCAATTTGGGCATATGGATTGACCCAATCG ATGGCACCGCTGAGTATATATCTGGCGATAGCATTTTTACCGACTTTCCAGGCATTACTTCAACTGGCTTAGACTGTGTTACCGTGCTGGTGGGCGTGTACGATCGCACGAATGGCAGACCGGTGATTGGTGTTGTGTCACAGCCCTTCCACAACAAGTTGGATGAAAACCTATATCGTTCGTTGGTATTTTGGGGCGTATGCCTGCCGGATTTACAAGCCAATAATTGTCAATTTGAGCGCCCATCGCGTGATAATCGACTGGGCATATTCTCCAGTTCGGAAAATGGTGATATTCTCCAACGCATTATGGAGTTAGGTTATGAATTTGCATTTGCTGCTGGTGCAGGTCATAAAGCGCTGAAAGTTATCACCTGGGAGGTTGATTTGTATTTGTTGAGCAAAGGTTCCACATTTAAATGGGATACTTGTGCGCCACAAGCTATATTACGTTCATTGGGTGGTGACATATACAGTTATCGAGGAAGTATCAGTGAGTGCAAGCCAGTACCACTTTGCTACCAGGAAGTTAGTGAAGAAGTGGACAATCCTAAATGTAACAAAGATGGTTTAATTGCGGTACGTGATGTAGAATTATTGGAGGATTTACTGCAGAAATTGACGGCATAA
- the LOC105227534 gene encoding inositol polyphosphate 1-phosphatase isoform X2 produces the protein MILFPAMREAINGEESPNFTNADGESVTIAVGATTEETAQCLGAILNVEAAEVLANEVHREVIYEEALLGEIPTLPEDLDYGNLGIWIDPIDGTAEYISGDSIFTDFPGITSTGLDCVTVLVGVYDRTNGRPVIGVVSQPFHNKLDENLYRSLVFWGVCLPDLQANNCQFERPSRDNRLGIFSSSENGDILQRIMELGYEFAFAAGAGHKALKVITWEVDLYLLSKGSTFKWDTCAPQAILRSLGGDIYSYRGSISECKPVPLCYQEVSEEVDNPKCNKDGLIAVRDVELLEDLLQKLTA, from the exons ATGATATTG TTTCCTGCAATGCGCGAAGCTATTAACGGCGAAGAGTCACCAAATTTTACCAATGCAGATGGCGAGTCAGTGACTATTGCAGTTGGTGCTACTACTGAGGAAACAGCGCAATGTCTGGGAGCGATACTAAACg TTGAAGCGGCGGAAGTGCTTGCCAATGAAGTCCATCGCGAGGTTATATATGAAGAAGCACTTTTAGGCGAAATACCAACATTACCTGAGGACTTAGATTATGGCAATTTGGGCATATGGATTGACCCAATCG ATGGCACCGCTGAGTATATATCTGGCGATAGCATTTTTACCGACTTTCCAGGCATTACTTCAACTGGCTTAGACTGTGTTACCGTGCTGGTGGGCGTGTACGATCGCACGAATGGCAGACCGGTGATTGGTGTTGTGTCACAGCCCTTCCACAACAAGTTGGATGAAAACCTATATCGTTCGTTGGTATTTTGGGGCGTATGCCTGCCGGATTTACAAGCCAATAATTGTCAATTTGAGCGCCCATCGCGTGATAATCGACTGGGCATATTCTCCAGTTCGGAAAATGGTGATATTCTCCAACGCATTATGGAGTTAGGTTATGAATTTGCATTTGCTGCTGGTGCAGGTCATAAAGCGCTGAAAGTTATCACCTGGGAGGTTGATTTGTATTTGTTGAGCAAAGGTTCCACATTTAAATGGGATACTTGTGCGCCACAAGCTATATTACGTTCATTGGGTGGTGACATATACAGTTATCGAGGAAGTATCAGTGAGTGCAAGCCAGTACCACTTTGCTACCAGGAAGTTAGTGAAGAAGTGGACAATCCTAAATGTAACAAAGATGGTTTAATTGCGGTACGTGATGTAGAATTATTGGAGGATTTACTGCAGAAATTGACGGCATAA
- the LOC105227536 gene encoding LIM and senescent cell antigen-like-containing domain protein 1 isoform X1 has product MSSKMEIVQAADMSLAAMHCARCADGFEPNEKIVNSNGELWHTQCFVCAQCFRPFEDGIFYEFEGRKYCERDFHVLFAPCCNKCGEFVIGRVIKAMGASWHPQCFRCQMCAKELADTGFIRNQNRALCHECNAKVKAEITGRYMCHKCHGVIDDAPLRFRGEVYHGYHFNCTSCGVELDSTAREVKSRPGLTANDMNELYCLRCHDKMGIPICGACRRPIEERVVTALGKHWHVEHFVCAKCEKPFLGHRHYEKRGLAYCETHYHQLFGNLCFVCNQVIAGDVFTALNKAWCVHHFACSICDMKMTQKSKFYEYDEKPVCKKCYERFPNELRQRLRKAHEMSMKKNF; this is encoded by the exons ATGTCCTCAAAAATGGAAAT AGTACAAGCAGCTGACATGTCGCTAGCTGCTATGCATTGTGCCCGCTGTGCGGACGGCTTCGAACCCAACGAGAAGATCGTCAACTCCAACGGTGAACTCTGGCATACACAATGTTTCGT GTGTGCGCAATGCTTTCGCCCTTTCGAGGATGGCATCTTCTATGAATTCGAAGGACGCAAGTACTGCGAGCGTGATTTTCATGTACTCTTCGCACCGTGTTGCAATAAGTGCGGTGAATTCGTGATCGGGCGTGTTATCAAGGCGATGGGCGCTAGCTGGCATCCACAGTGCTTCCGTTGTCAAATGTGTGCCAAAGAGCTGGCCGATACCGGTTTCATACGCAATCAAAATCGTGCCTTATGCCATGAGTGCAATGCCAAAGTGAAGGCCGAGATAACGGGTCGTTATATGTGTCATAAGTGCCA tGGCGTCATTGACGATGCACCGTTGCGTTTCCGTGGCGAAGTCTACCATGGTTATCACTTTAATTGTACGTCGTGTGGCGTGGAATTGGACTCAACTGCGCGTGAAGTCAAGAGTCGACCCGGCTTAACGGCCAACGATATG AACGAATTATACTGCTTGCGCTGCCACGACAAAATGGGCATACCGATTTGCGGCGCTTGTCGTCGCCCGATCGAGGAGCGCGTGGTCACCGCTTTGGGCAAACATTGGCACGTCGAG caCTTTGTATGCGCCAAATGCGAGAAGCCTTTCTTGGGCCATCGTCACTACGAGAAGCGTGGTTTGGCATATTGCGAAACACATTATCACCAGTTGTTTGGCAATTTGTGCTTCGTTTGCAATCAAGTCATAGCTGGCGATG tgTTCACAGCGCTGAATAAGGCCTGGTGTGTGCACCATTTCGCTTGCTCTATATGCGATATGAAAATGACGCAGAAATCGAAATTCTACGAATATGATGAGAAGCCAGTTTGCAAGAAATGCTACGAACGTTTCCCCAACGAATTGAGGCAACGTTTGCGTAAAGCACATGAAATGTCAATGAAGAAGAACTTCTAA
- the LOC105227536 gene encoding LIM and senescent cell antigen-like-containing domain protein 1 isoform X2, translating into MPPVQVQAADMSLAAMHCARCADGFEPNEKIVNSNGELWHTQCFVCAQCFRPFEDGIFYEFEGRKYCERDFHVLFAPCCNKCGEFVIGRVIKAMGASWHPQCFRCQMCAKELADTGFIRNQNRALCHECNAKVKAEITGRYMCHKCHGVIDDAPLRFRGEVYHGYHFNCTSCGVELDSTAREVKSRPGLTANDMNELYCLRCHDKMGIPICGACRRPIEERVVTALGKHWHVEHFVCAKCEKPFLGHRHYEKRGLAYCETHYHQLFGNLCFVCNQVIAGDVFTALNKAWCVHHFACSICDMKMTQKSKFYEYDEKPVCKKCYERFPNELRQRLRKAHEMSMKKNF; encoded by the exons ATGCCGCCTGTGCA AGTACAAGCAGCTGACATGTCGCTAGCTGCTATGCATTGTGCCCGCTGTGCGGACGGCTTCGAACCCAACGAGAAGATCGTCAACTCCAACGGTGAACTCTGGCATACACAATGTTTCGT GTGTGCGCAATGCTTTCGCCCTTTCGAGGATGGCATCTTCTATGAATTCGAAGGACGCAAGTACTGCGAGCGTGATTTTCATGTACTCTTCGCACCGTGTTGCAATAAGTGCGGTGAATTCGTGATCGGGCGTGTTATCAAGGCGATGGGCGCTAGCTGGCATCCACAGTGCTTCCGTTGTCAAATGTGTGCCAAAGAGCTGGCCGATACCGGTTTCATACGCAATCAAAATCGTGCCTTATGCCATGAGTGCAATGCCAAAGTGAAGGCCGAGATAACGGGTCGTTATATGTGTCATAAGTGCCA tGGCGTCATTGACGATGCACCGTTGCGTTTCCGTGGCGAAGTCTACCATGGTTATCACTTTAATTGTACGTCGTGTGGCGTGGAATTGGACTCAACTGCGCGTGAAGTCAAGAGTCGACCCGGCTTAACGGCCAACGATATG AACGAATTATACTGCTTGCGCTGCCACGACAAAATGGGCATACCGATTTGCGGCGCTTGTCGTCGCCCGATCGAGGAGCGCGTGGTCACCGCTTTGGGCAAACATTGGCACGTCGAG caCTTTGTATGCGCCAAATGCGAGAAGCCTTTCTTGGGCCATCGTCACTACGAGAAGCGTGGTTTGGCATATTGCGAAACACATTATCACCAGTTGTTTGGCAATTTGTGCTTCGTTTGCAATCAAGTCATAGCTGGCGATG tgTTCACAGCGCTGAATAAGGCCTGGTGTGTGCACCATTTCGCTTGCTCTATATGCGATATGAAAATGACGCAGAAATCGAAATTCTACGAATATGATGAGAAGCCAGTTTGCAAGAAATGCTACGAACGTTTCCCCAACGAATTGAGGCAACGTTTGCGTAAAGCACATGAAATGTCAATGAAGAAGAACTTCTAA
- the LOC105227536 gene encoding LIM and senescent cell antigen-like-containing domain protein 1 isoform X3, giving the protein MSLAAMHCARCADGFEPNEKIVNSNGELWHTQCFVCAQCFRPFEDGIFYEFEGRKYCERDFHVLFAPCCNKCGEFVIGRVIKAMGASWHPQCFRCQMCAKELADTGFIRNQNRALCHECNAKVKAEITGRYMCHKCHGVIDDAPLRFRGEVYHGYHFNCTSCGVELDSTAREVKSRPGLTANDMNELYCLRCHDKMGIPICGACRRPIEERVVTALGKHWHVEHFVCAKCEKPFLGHRHYEKRGLAYCETHYHQLFGNLCFVCNQVIAGDVFTALNKAWCVHHFACSICDMKMTQKSKFYEYDEKPVCKKCYERFPNELRQRLRKAHEMSMKKNF; this is encoded by the exons ATGTCGCTAGCTGCTATGCATTGTGCCCGCTGTGCGGACGGCTTCGAACCCAACGAGAAGATCGTCAACTCCAACGGTGAACTCTGGCATACACAATGTTTCGT GTGTGCGCAATGCTTTCGCCCTTTCGAGGATGGCATCTTCTATGAATTCGAAGGACGCAAGTACTGCGAGCGTGATTTTCATGTACTCTTCGCACCGTGTTGCAATAAGTGCGGTGAATTCGTGATCGGGCGTGTTATCAAGGCGATGGGCGCTAGCTGGCATCCACAGTGCTTCCGTTGTCAAATGTGTGCCAAAGAGCTGGCCGATACCGGTTTCATACGCAATCAAAATCGTGCCTTATGCCATGAGTGCAATGCCAAAGTGAAGGCCGAGATAACGGGTCGTTATATGTGTCATAAGTGCCA tGGCGTCATTGACGATGCACCGTTGCGTTTCCGTGGCGAAGTCTACCATGGTTATCACTTTAATTGTACGTCGTGTGGCGTGGAATTGGACTCAACTGCGCGTGAAGTCAAGAGTCGACCCGGCTTAACGGCCAACGATATG AACGAATTATACTGCTTGCGCTGCCACGACAAAATGGGCATACCGATTTGCGGCGCTTGTCGTCGCCCGATCGAGGAGCGCGTGGTCACCGCTTTGGGCAAACATTGGCACGTCGAG caCTTTGTATGCGCCAAATGCGAGAAGCCTTTCTTGGGCCATCGTCACTACGAGAAGCGTGGTTTGGCATATTGCGAAACACATTATCACCAGTTGTTTGGCAATTTGTGCTTCGTTTGCAATCAAGTCATAGCTGGCGATG tgTTCACAGCGCTGAATAAGGCCTGGTGTGTGCACCATTTCGCTTGCTCTATATGCGATATGAAAATGACGCAGAAATCGAAATTCTACGAATATGATGAGAAGCCAGTTTGCAAGAAATGCTACGAACGTTTCCCCAACGAATTGAGGCAACGTTTGCGTAAAGCACATGAAATGTCAATGAAGAAGAACTTCTAA
- the LOC105227539 gene encoding bolA-like protein DDB_G0274169, with amino-acid sequence MNFFRSATLTLRSAQLHRMSASPQTAPVESAIRAALTEQLSPLHLEVINESYMHNVPKGSETHFKVLVVSDKFEELSLIKRHRLVNSIVKEKLAGDFVHALSIEAKTPKQWDPNYTVEPSPNCLGGFGK; translated from the exons ATGAACTTTTTTCGAAGCGCTACAT TAACGTTGCGCTCCGCTCAATTGCACAGAATGTCAGCTTCACCTCAAACTGCACCCGTTGAGTCAGCCATAAGAGCCGCACTTACGGAGCAGTTATCACCATTGCACTTGGAAGTGATCAACGAGTCCTATATGCACAACGTACCGAAAGGATCGGAAACACATTTCAAAGTGTTGGTAGTATCTGATAAGTTTGAGGAGCTCTCTTTAATAAAG CGCCACCGTTTGGTGAATTCAATTGTTAAAGAGAAATTGGCTGGTGATTTTGTACACGCGCTATCTATAGAGGCTAAAACTCCCAAACAGTGGGATCCTAATTACACAGTCGAACCTAGTCCAAATTGTCTTGGTGGTTTTGGAAAATAA
- the LOC105227538 gene encoding protoporphyrinogen oxidase, with protein sequence MTAVLGAGMSGLSAAYYLLQRFGYPATVYEASHRVGGWIRTERHKDKGFIFEMGPRTIRPKGIQGANTLQLIEELKLPVDPIKSWQPAAKNRLIYAKGQLCMLPNSLSGIFKTLPPFSKPLISQIKQDLVAGQKKLKLADESIYDFVERRFGAELANYAISPLICGICAGDAKEISVRFLMNDLFEKEQKWGGIIKGVVYEKLFGNKNKTAPAGLFGDSMPKLYEKSLKEKWSMYRVPDGLDTLPQTLRNYLQEKEVDIQLTSECREIIFTRNGVRMNIKGQEVEPKHIISSIPTHKLATCVKNQHPSLSALLMAIQYVDVAVVNLQYNIKDLLKMKAFGFLVPPIERIPILGVIFDSCCFDMEGNTILTVMMGGRWFEENFGKDPTPKKLLDTALQYLDLVMGIAEEPRLTRVHVLRKCIPQYTVGHTQRVSDIRRYIKHYKLPLTLCGAAYDGVGINDVILSARNQVESLRSLDD encoded by the coding sequence atgaCCGCTGTGCTAGGCGCTGGCATGAGTGGCCTATCGGCTGCTTATTATTTGCTACAGAGATTTGGATATCCTGCAACGGTATATGAGGCGTCACATCGCGTCGGTGGCTGGATACGCACCGAAAGGCATAAAGACAAGGGCTTCATATTCGAAATGGGTCCACGTACCATTCGTCCGAAGGGTATTCAAGGCGCAAATACATTGCAATTAATAGAAGAATTAAAGTTGCCGGTCGATCCGATTAAATCGTGGCAACCGGCCGCTAAAAATCGTTTGATATATGCTAAAGGTCAATTATGCATGCTGCCGAATAGCTTAAGTGGCATATTCAAAACATTACCGCCATTCTCTAAACCACTAATAAGTCAAATTAAACAAGATTTAGTAGCCGGTCAAAAGAAATTGAAGCTCGCTGATGAATCTATTTATGATTTTGTTGAAAGACGTTTCGGCGCTGAATTGGCTAATTATGCGATTAGTCCATTAATATGTGGAATTTGTGCTGGTGACGCAAAGGAAATTAGTGTACGTTTTCTAATGAATGATTTATtcgaaaaagaacaaaaatggGGCGGCATCATAAAAGGTGTGGTATacgaaaaattatttggaaataaaaaCAAGACGGCTCCCGCGGGCCTATTTGGGGATTCCATGCCAAAACTATATGAAAAATCGCTGAAAGAGAAATGGAGTATGTATAGAGTACCGGATGGCTTGGATACTCTGCCGCAAACATTACGTAACTACTTACAAGAAAAGGAAGTTGATATTCAACTAACATCAGAATGTCGAGAAATCATATTCACACGTAACGGTGTTCGAATGAACATCAAAGGTCAAGAGGTTGAACCAAAGCATATTATTTCGTCAATTCCAACACACAAGTTGGCAACCTGCGTAAAAAATCAACATCCTTCTTTGTCAGCCTTACTTATGGCCATACAATACGTTGATGTAGCCGTCGTCAACTTGCAATATAATATTAAGGATTTACTTAAGATGAAAGCTTTTGGTTTTTTGGTGCCACCCATTGAGCGTATTCCCATACTTGGCGTGATCTTTGACAGTTGTTGTTTCGATATGGAAGGCAATACAATACTTACGGTTATGATGGGCGGACGTTGGTTTGAGGAGAATTTCGGCAAGGATCCTACACCGAAAAAGTTACTGGACACAGCATTACAATATTTGGATTTGGTAATGGGTATAGCAGAGGAGCCACGTTTGACACGTGTGCACGTATTGAGGAAATGTATACCGCAATATACGGTGGGGCATACGCAGCGGGTCTCCGATATACGACGATATATCAAACACTATAAACTGCCCTTGACGTTATGTGGTGCAGCTTATGATGGAGTTGGTATAAATGATGTTATACTATCAGCACGAAATCAGGTAGAATCCTTGCGTTCTCTTGAtgattaa